A stretch of Streptomyces vietnamensis DNA encodes these proteins:
- the ilvD gene encoding dihydroxy-acid dehydratase codes for MPELRSRTVTHGRNMAGARALMRASGVPGADIGRKPIIAVANSFTEFVPGHTHLQPVGRIVSEAITAAGGIAREFNTIAVDDGIAMGHGGMLYSLPSRDLIADSVEYMVEAHCADALICISNCDKITPGMLMAALRLNIPTVFVSGGPMEAGRAVLVDGTVRTLDLVDAMSDAVNPKISDEDMLRIEENACPTCGSCSGMFTANSMNCLTEAIGLSLPGNGSLLATHTARKALYEDAARTVVDITRRYYDEDDASVLPRSIATRAAFENAMALDIAMGGSTNTILHLLAAAQEADVDYGLPDMDEVSRRVPCLAKVAPNVAKDRTYYMEDVHRAGGIPAILGELYRAGLLNEDVHSVHSRSIKEWLDAWDVRGGSPSDEAVELFHAGPGCVRSATAFSQSERWEALDMDAAGGCIRDAAHAYSKDGGLAVLHGNLAVDGCVVKTAGVDESIWTFEGPAVVCESQDEAVQKILLKEVKEGDVVVIRYEGPKGGPGMQEMLYPTSYLKGRGLGKACALVTDGRFSGGTSGLSIGHASPEAASGGTIALVEDGDRIRIDIPNRSIELLVDDATLAARREALGGVYAPKNRERKVSAALRAYAAMATSADKGAVRDVTKLG; via the coding sequence ATGCCCGAGCTGAGGTCCCGCACTGTCACCCACGGCCGCAACATGGCGGGCGCACGCGCCCTTATGCGTGCCTCCGGTGTACCCGGCGCGGACATCGGCCGGAAGCCGATCATCGCCGTCGCCAACTCCTTCACCGAGTTCGTCCCCGGCCACACCCACCTCCAGCCGGTCGGCCGGATCGTCTCCGAGGCCATCACCGCCGCCGGCGGCATCGCCCGCGAGTTCAACACGATCGCCGTCGACGACGGCATCGCCATGGGCCACGGCGGCATGCTCTACAGCCTCCCGTCCCGCGACCTGATCGCGGACAGCGTGGAGTACATGGTCGAGGCGCACTGCGCCGACGCCCTGATCTGCATCTCCAACTGCGACAAGATCACCCCCGGCATGCTGATGGCCGCCCTGCGCCTCAACATCCCGACGGTCTTCGTCTCCGGCGGCCCGATGGAGGCCGGTCGCGCGGTCCTGGTCGACGGCACGGTCCGCACGCTCGACCTGGTCGACGCGATGTCCGACGCCGTGAACCCCAAGATCTCGGACGAGGACATGCTCCGGATCGAGGAGAACGCCTGTCCGACCTGCGGGTCCTGTTCCGGCATGTTCACCGCCAACTCGATGAACTGCCTGACCGAGGCCATCGGCCTCTCCCTCCCCGGCAACGGCTCGCTGCTCGCCACCCACACCGCCCGCAAGGCGCTGTACGAGGACGCGGCCCGCACGGTCGTCGACATCACCCGTCGCTACTACGACGAGGACGACGCCTCCGTCCTGCCCCGCTCGATCGCGACCCGCGCGGCCTTCGAGAACGCCATGGCCCTCGACATCGCCATGGGCGGCTCCACCAACACGATCCTGCACCTGCTCGCCGCCGCGCAGGAGGCCGACGTCGACTACGGCCTGCCGGACATGGACGAGGTTTCCCGCCGCGTCCCCTGCCTCGCCAAGGTCGCCCCGAACGTCGCCAAGGACCGCACGTACTACATGGAGGACGTGCACCGGGCCGGCGGCATCCCGGCCATCCTCGGCGAGCTGTACCGCGCGGGCCTGCTCAACGAGGACGTCCACTCCGTCCACTCCCGCTCCATCAAGGAGTGGCTGGACGCCTGGGACGTGCGCGGCGGCTCCCCGTCCGACGAGGCCGTCGAGCTGTTCCACGCGGGCCCCGGCTGCGTCCGCTCCGCGACCGCCTTCTCCCAGTCCGAGCGCTGGGAGGCCCTCGACATGGACGCGGCCGGCGGCTGCATCCGCGACGCGGCGCACGCGTACTCGAAGGACGGCGGCCTCGCCGTCCTGCACGGCAACCTGGCCGTCGACGGCTGCGTCGTGAAGACCGCCGGCGTCGACGAGTCGATCTGGACCTTCGAGGGCCCGGCCGTCGTCTGCGAGTCGCAGGACGAGGCCGTCCAGAAGATCCTCCTCAAGGAGGTCAAGGAGGGCGACGTCGTCGTCATCCGCTACGAGGGCCCCAAGGGCGGCCCCGGCATGCAGGAGATGCTCTACCCGACCTCGTACCTGAAGGGCCGCGGCCTGGGCAAGGCGTGCGCGCTGGTCACCGACGGCCGCTTCTCCGGCGGCACCTCGGGCCTGTCCATCGGCCACGCCTCCCCGGAGGCGGCCTCGGGCGGCACGATCGCGCTCGTCGAGGACGGCGACCGCATCCGCATCGACATCCCGAACCGCTCGATCGAGCTCCTCGTCGACGACGCCACCCTGGCGGCCCGCCGCGAGGCCCTCGGCGGCGTGTACGCGCCGAAGAACCGCGAGCGCAAGGTGTCGGCGGCGCTGCGGGCGTACGCGGCGATGGCGACGAGCGCGGACAAGGGCGCGGTCCGGGACGTGACGAAGCTGGGCTGA
- a CDS encoding TetR family transcriptional regulator codes for MTDPAPRRRGRPSRTEEESGPGTRTRILEAARAQFAERGYDKASVRGIAKAAGVDPALVHHYFGTKDEVFAAAIEVSFEPTTVVPAILGGPRDAIGERLARFFIGVWENPASRAPLLAIVRSALTHEAAAKVLRTFVLRRLLERIAAELDVPDPSFRAELAASHMIGIAIMRYVIQVEPLASADPERIVEQVAPTLQRYLTES; via the coding sequence ATGACCGACCCGGCCCCGCGCCGGCGCGGCCGCCCGTCCCGTACCGAGGAGGAGAGCGGCCCGGGCACTCGGACACGGATCCTGGAGGCGGCCCGCGCCCAGTTCGCCGAACGCGGCTACGACAAGGCCTCGGTGCGCGGCATCGCCAAGGCCGCCGGGGTGGACCCGGCGCTCGTGCACCACTACTTCGGCACGAAGGACGAGGTCTTCGCCGCCGCCATCGAGGTCTCCTTCGAGCCCACGACCGTCGTCCCGGCGATCCTCGGCGGCCCGCGCGATGCCATCGGCGAGCGGCTCGCGCGCTTCTTCATCGGCGTCTGGGAGAACCCGGCGTCCCGCGCCCCGCTCCTCGCGATCGTCCGCTCCGCGCTCACCCACGAGGCGGCGGCGAAGGTGCTGCGGACCTTCGTGCTGCGCCGGCTCCTGGAGCGGATCGCGGCCGAACTCGACGTGCCGGACCCGAGCTTCCGCGCGGAGCTGGCCGCCTCCCACATGATCGGGATCGCGATCATGCGGTACGTGATCCAGGTCGAGCCGCTGGCCTCGGCGGATCCGGAGCGGATCGTCGAACAGGTGGCCCCGACGCTCCAGCGGTACCTGACCGAAAGCTGA
- a CDS encoding sugar phosphate isomerase/epimerase family protein, protein MAEPVVRIPDAKVALSTASVYPESTATAFEVAARLGYDGVEVMVWTDPVSQDIEALRRLSDYHQVPILAVHAPCLLITQRVWSTDPWVKLQRAQAAAEKLGASTVVVHPPFRWQRQYAKDFVTGIWRMADETDVRFAVENMYPWRYKDREMLAYAPEWDVTKDDYRHFTVDLSHTATARTDALAMIDRMGDRLGHVHLADGKGSAKDEHLVPGRGTQPCAELLERLALTGFDGHVVIEVNTRRAMSAAEREADLAEALAFTRLHLASPAARPAQSPRPAERAPRP, encoded by the coding sequence GTGGCAGAACCAGTGGTGCGCATCCCGGATGCGAAGGTCGCCCTGTCGACGGCCTCGGTCTATCCGGAGTCGACGGCGACGGCCTTCGAGGTCGCCGCGCGCCTCGGATACGACGGCGTCGAGGTCATGGTGTGGACCGATCCGGTCAGCCAGGACATCGAGGCGCTGCGCCGGCTCTCCGACTACCACCAGGTCCCGATCCTGGCCGTGCACGCCCCCTGCCTCCTCATCACCCAGCGCGTCTGGTCCACCGACCCGTGGGTCAAGCTCCAGCGCGCCCAGGCGGCGGCCGAGAAGCTCGGCGCGTCGACGGTCGTCGTGCACCCGCCGTTCCGCTGGCAGCGCCAGTACGCCAAGGACTTCGTGACCGGCATCTGGCGGATGGCGGACGAGACGGACGTCCGCTTCGCCGTCGAGAACATGTACCCGTGGCGGTACAAGGACCGCGAGATGCTCGCGTACGCCCCCGAGTGGGACGTCACCAAGGACGACTACCGGCACTTCACCGTCGACCTCTCGCACACCGCGACCGCCCGCACCGACGCCCTCGCGATGATCGACCGCATGGGCGACCGGCTCGGCCACGTCCACCTCGCCGACGGCAAGGGCTCCGCCAAGGACGAGCACCTCGTCCCGGGGCGCGGCACCCAGCCCTGCGCCGAGCTCCTGGAGCGGCTCGCGCTCACCGGTTTCGACGGGCACGTCGTCATAGAGGTCAACACCCGCCGCGCGATGTCAGCCGCCGAACGCGAGGCCGACCTCGCGGAGGCCCTCGCCTTCACCCGGCTGCACCTGGCTTCGCCCGCCGCCCGCCCGGCACAAAGCCCCCGCCCCGCCGAACGGGCCCCGCGCCCATGA
- a CDS encoding Ppx/GppA phosphatase family protein codes for MRLGVLDVGSNTVHLLVVDAHPGARPLPAHSHKAELRLAELLDERGAIAPGGVERLIATVRDALLAAEDKGCEEVLPFATSAVREASNADAVLARVKDETGVDLQVLTGEEEARLTFLAARRWFGWSAGKLLLLDIGGGSLEVAYGIDEDPDTAVSLPLGAGRLTAGWLPGDPADTADVKALRRHVRAQIARTVGEFSRFGKPDHVVATSKTFKQLARIAGAPGSGEGLYVQRILSRKSLEEWVPRLAAMTVPERAALPGVSEGRAGQLLAGALVAEGAMDLLGVEELEICPWALREGVILRRLDHLPEH; via the coding sequence ATGAGACTCGGAGTCCTCGACGTCGGTTCGAACACGGTGCACCTCCTCGTGGTGGACGCCCACCCCGGCGCCCGGCCGCTGCCCGCCCACTCGCACAAGGCGGAGCTGCGGCTCGCCGAGCTGCTCGACGAGCGGGGCGCCATCGCGCCCGGCGGCGTCGAGCGGCTCATCGCGACCGTGCGGGATGCGCTCCTGGCCGCCGAGGACAAGGGCTGCGAGGAGGTCCTGCCCTTCGCGACCTCCGCGGTCCGCGAGGCCAGCAACGCCGACGCGGTCCTCGCGCGCGTGAAGGACGAGACCGGGGTCGACCTCCAGGTCCTCACCGGCGAGGAGGAGGCCCGCCTCACCTTCCTCGCCGCCCGCCGCTGGTTCGGCTGGTCCGCGGGCAAGCTGCTCCTCCTCGACATCGGCGGCGGCTCCCTCGAAGTCGCGTACGGCATCGACGAGGACCCGGACACGGCGGTCTCCCTGCCCCTCGGCGCCGGCCGCCTCACCGCCGGCTGGCTGCCCGGCGACCCGGCCGACACCGCCGACGTGAAGGCCCTGCGCCGCCATGTGCGCGCGCAGATCGCCCGGACGGTCGGCGAGTTCAGCCGCTTCGGCAAGCCCGACCACGTCGTCGCCACCTCCAAGACCTTCAAGCAGCTCGCCAGGATCGCGGGCGCGCCGGGCTCGGGGGAGGGCCTCTACGTCCAGCGGATCCTGTCCCGCAAGTCCCTGGAGGAGTGGGTTCCGCGCCTCGCCGCGATGACCGTGCCCGAGCGCGCCGCCCTCCCCGGCGTCTCGGAGGGCCGCGCCGGACAGCTCCTCGCGGGCGCGCTCGTCGCGGAGGGCGCGATGGACCTGCTCGGCGTCGAGGAGCTGGAGATCTGCCCCTGGGCCCTGCGCGAGGGCGTCATCCTGCGCCGCCTGGACCACCTGCCGGAGCACTGA
- a CDS encoding BACON domain-containing protein codes for MTSSRLDSPARTTGAHRAHRATDQGPRTLGRRPPARYEAALDGLFTYCLSVLCDHDTATAVLGDVLAVAERHHGRCPSDEDGRTAWLYALARWACLRSLGEQRRKRQGAHTGRPAVTAPEPPRVSEETAERRRAELALLAWPEAAGTTPEQREALELAVRHGLSHRQVAAVLSLDPLAARELLATAGCEVERTRAALAVVETGSCPTVARLTGDHQVLLSAALRAELVRHVDDCPRCRRAAERVGAAGPWPGASALPTDRLPLVEAPRAAAYMAMLHVPRARAGAPRFAPTGFPMDPKDHVARRDRMRARAVTTTVVAAVVAAPVLALWTSYRGTPAADETGHDGRRISAREADEPVGPDGGPYDRYENAGNARTTPEPRFTQGSRAPDVSVEVVSPGGPTEPARPGEPAAGWITVSATGRGDLTLLTLTASGGSPVDWSLWTDAPWLYVSRASGTLRPGEKITIAVRVDHAREPVGAWSARVGVNPSGAEVRIDGYRKPPPTDPRVITPPPVTTTEPTTPPTSPPTTEPTTPPTTEPTTPPTTEPTTPPPTTTEPTNPPTTEPTTPPPTTEEPPPTTSDPGTPPPSTEDPSPTS; via the coding sequence GTGACGAGCAGCAGGCTGGATTCCCCCGCACGCACCACCGGCGCACACCGGGCGCACCGCGCCACGGACCAGGGACCGCGCACGCTCGGCCGGCGTCCCCCCGCCCGTTACGAGGCCGCCCTCGACGGCCTCTTCACGTACTGCCTCTCCGTGCTCTGCGACCACGACACGGCCACCGCCGTCCTCGGCGACGTCCTCGCCGTCGCCGAGCGCCACCACGGCCGCTGCCCCTCCGACGAGGACGGACGCACGGCCTGGCTGTACGCCCTCGCCCGCTGGGCCTGCCTGCGCAGCCTCGGCGAGCAGCGCCGCAAGCGCCAGGGCGCCCACACCGGCCGCCCGGCCGTCACCGCCCCCGAGCCGCCCCGGGTCTCCGAGGAGACCGCCGAGCGGCGCCGTGCCGAGCTCGCCCTGCTCGCCTGGCCCGAGGCCGCCGGCACCACGCCCGAGCAGCGCGAGGCCCTGGAGCTCGCCGTGCGGCACGGCCTCAGCCACCGCCAGGTCGCCGCCGTGCTCTCCCTCGACCCGCTCGCCGCCCGCGAACTCCTCGCCACCGCCGGCTGCGAGGTCGAGCGCACCCGCGCCGCCCTCGCCGTCGTCGAGACCGGCAGCTGCCCCACCGTCGCCCGGCTCACCGGCGACCACCAGGTGCTCCTCTCGGCCGCCCTGCGCGCCGAGCTCGTCCGGCACGTCGACGACTGCCCCCGCTGCCGCCGCGCGGCCGAGCGCGTCGGCGCCGCCGGCCCCTGGCCCGGCGCCTCGGCCCTCCCCACGGACCGGCTGCCGCTCGTCGAGGCGCCCCGGGCCGCCGCGTACATGGCGATGCTGCACGTCCCGCGCGCGCGTGCCGGTGCCCCGCGCTTCGCGCCGACCGGCTTCCCCATGGACCCGAAGGACCACGTCGCCCGCCGCGACCGGATGCGGGCCCGCGCGGTGACCACCACCGTCGTCGCCGCCGTGGTCGCCGCCCCCGTCCTCGCCCTGTGGACCTCCTACCGCGGCACCCCGGCCGCCGACGAGACCGGCCACGACGGACGCAGGATCAGCGCGCGCGAGGCGGACGAACCGGTGGGCCCGGACGGCGGCCCCTACGACCGGTACGAGAACGCGGGCAACGCCCGCACCACCCCCGAGCCCCGCTTCACCCAGGGCAGCCGCGCCCCCGACGTCTCCGTCGAGGTCGTCAGCCCCGGCGGCCCCACCGAACCGGCCCGGCCCGGCGAACCCGCCGCCGGCTGGATCACGGTCTCCGCCACCGGCCGCGGCGACCTCACCCTGCTCACGCTCACCGCCTCCGGCGGCTCACCCGTCGACTGGTCGCTGTGGACGGACGCCCCCTGGCTGTACGTGAGCCGGGCCTCCGGCACGCTCCGCCCCGGCGAGAAGATCACGATCGCCGTCCGCGTCGACCACGCCCGCGAACCCGTCGGCGCCTGGAGCGCGCGCGTGGGCGTGAACCCGTCCGGCGCGGAGGTCAGGATCGACGGCTACCGCAAGCCGCCGCCGACGGACCCCCGGGTCATCACGCCCCCGCCGGTCACGACGACGGAGCCCACGACCCCGCCGACCAGCCCGCCCACGACGGAACCGACCACGCCGCCGACCACGGAACCCACCACGCCGCCCACGACGGAGCCCACGACCCCGCCGCCGACGACGACGGAGCCGACGAACCCGCCGACGACGGAACCGACCACCCCGCCCCCGACGACCGAGGAACCCCCGCCCACGACCTCGGACCCGGGCACGCCCCCGCCGTCGACGGAGGACCCGAGCCCGACTTCCTGA
- the radA gene encoding DNA repair protein RadA, protein MAARTKTAKDRPSYRCTECGWQTAKWLGRCPECQAWGTVEEYGAPAVRTTAAGRVSTAALPIGQVDGRQATARSTGVDELDRVLGGGLVPGAVVLLAGEPGVGKSTLLLDVAAKAASGEHRTLYVTGEESASQVRLRADRINALSDHLYLAAETDLSAVLGHLDAVKPSLLVLDSVQTVASPEIDGAPGGMAQVREVAGALIRASKERGMSTLLVGHVTKEGAIAGPRLLEHLVDVVLSFEGDRHARLRLVRGVKNRYGATDEVGCFELHDEGITGLADPSGLFLTRRDVAVPGTCLTVTLEGKRPLVAEVQALTVDSQIPSPRRTTSGLETSRVSMMLAVLEQRGRISALGKRDIYSATVGGVKLTEPAADLAIALALASAASDTPLPKNLVAIGEVGLAGEVRRVTGVQRRLAEAHRLGFTHALVPGDPGKVPAGMKVTEVADVGDALRVLPRSRRAKGAEEAPAR, encoded by the coding sequence ATGGCTGCCCGTACGAAAACCGCCAAGGACCGGCCGTCCTACCGCTGCACCGAGTGCGGCTGGCAGACGGCCAAGTGGCTCGGCCGCTGCCCCGAGTGCCAGGCCTGGGGGACGGTCGAGGAGTACGGCGCGCCCGCCGTCCGCACGACCGCCGCCGGTCGCGTCTCCACCGCCGCGCTGCCCATCGGCCAGGTCGACGGCCGGCAGGCGACCGCCCGCTCGACCGGCGTCGACGAGCTGGACCGGGTCCTCGGCGGGGGCCTGGTGCCCGGCGCCGTCGTGCTGCTCGCCGGCGAGCCGGGCGTCGGCAAGTCCACCCTCCTGCTCGACGTGGCGGCCAAGGCGGCGAGCGGCGAGCACCGCACGCTGTACGTGACGGGCGAGGAGTCCGCGAGCCAGGTCCGGCTGCGCGCCGACCGGATCAACGCGCTCAGCGACCATCTGTACCTGGCGGCCGAGACCGACCTGTCGGCCGTCCTCGGGCACCTCGACGCCGTGAAGCCCTCCCTGCTGGTCCTGGACTCGGTGCAGACCGTCGCCTCCCCCGAGATCGACGGCGCGCCCGGCGGCATGGCCCAGGTCCGCGAGGTCGCCGGAGCCCTCATCCGGGCCTCCAAGGAGCGCGGCATGTCGACGCTCCTCGTCGGCCACGTCACCAAGGAAGGGGCCATCGCGGGCCCCCGGCTCCTGGAGCACCTGGTCGACGTCGTCCTGAGCTTCGAGGGCGACCGGCACGCGCGCCTGCGCCTGGTCCGGGGCGTGAAGAACCGGTACGGGGCGACCGACGAGGTCGGCTGCTTCGAGCTGCACGACGAGGGCATCACGGGGCTCGCCGACCCCTCCGGGCTCTTCCTGACCCGGCGCGACGTGGCCGTGCCCGGCACCTGTCTGACGGTCACCCTGGAGGGCAAGCGTCCGCTCGTCGCCGAGGTGCAGGCGCTGACGGTCGACTCGCAGATCCCGTCGCCGCGGCGGACGACCTCCGGTCTGGAGACCTCCCGGGTCTCGATGATGCTGGCGGTCCTGGAGCAGCGCGGCCGGATCAGCGCGCTGGGCAAGCGGGACATCTACAGCGCGACCGTGGGCGGCGTGAAGCTCACCGAGCCCGCCGCCGACCTGGCGATCGCGCTCGCGCTGGCCTCCGCGGCGAGCGACACCCCACTGCCGAAGAACCTGGTCGCGATCGGCGAGGTCGGGCTCGCGGGCGAGGTGCGGCGGGTGACGGGCGTGCAGCGGCGGCTCGCCGAGGCGCACCGTCTCGGCTTCACGCACGCGCTGGTCCCGGGGGACCCGGGGAAGGTGCCGGCGGGGATGAAGGTGACGGAGGTGGCGGACGTGGGGGACGCGCTGCGGGTGCTGCCGCGGAGCCGGCGGGCGAAGGGCGCGGAGGAGGCACCGGCCCGCTGA
- the disA gene encoding DNA integrity scanning diadenylate cyclase DisA, which produces MAAKDGAAAPGKSGAGSGNEALMRAALSAVAPGTALRDGLERILRGNTGGLIVLGLDKTVDSMCTGGFELDVEFTATRLRELCKLDGALVLDKDITKIHRAGVQLVPDASIPTEETGTRHRTADRVSKQCKFPVVSVSQSMRLIALYVDGERRVLEESAAILSRANQALATLERYKLRLDEVAGTLSALEIEDLVTVRDVTAVAQRLEMVRRIATEIAEYVVELGTDGRLLSLQLDELIAGVEPERELVIRDYVPEPTAKRSRTVAEALTELDALTHTELLELPVVARALGYSGSPETLDSAVSPRGYRLLAKVPRLPGAIIERLVEHFGGLQKLLAASVDDLQTVDGVGEARARSVREGLSRLAESSILERYV; this is translated from the coding sequence GTGGCAGCCAAGGACGGGGCAGCAGCTCCTGGAAAGTCCGGCGCGGGCTCCGGCAACGAAGCGCTGATGCGCGCCGCCCTGAGCGCGGTCGCGCCGGGCACCGCGCTGCGCGACGGCCTGGAGCGGATCCTCCGGGGAAACACGGGCGGTCTCATCGTCCTCGGCCTGGACAAGACGGTCGACTCGATGTGCACCGGCGGCTTCGAGCTGGACGTCGAGTTCACCGCCACGCGCCTGCGTGAGCTGTGCAAGCTCGACGGCGCGCTCGTCCTCGACAAGGACATCACCAAGATCCACCGCGCGGGCGTGCAGCTGGTCCCGGACGCCTCCATCCCCACCGAGGAGACCGGCACCCGCCACCGCACCGCGGACCGGGTCTCCAAGCAGTGCAAGTTCCCGGTCGTCTCCGTCTCCCAGTCGATGCGGCTGATCGCGCTGTACGTGGACGGTGAGCGCCGGGTCCTGGAGGAGTCGGCCGCGATCCTGTCCCGCGCCAACCAGGCGCTCGCGACCCTGGAGCGGTACAAGCTGCGGCTCGACGAGGTGGCCGGCACGCTCTCCGCCCTGGAGATCGAGGACCTGGTCACGGTCCGGGACGTCACCGCGGTCGCGCAGCGCCTTGAGATGGTCCGCCGGATCGCCACCGAGATCGCCGAGTACGTGGTCGAGCTCGGCACCGACGGGCGGCTCCTCTCGCTCCAGCTCGACGAGTTGATCGCGGGCGTGGAGCCGGAGCGCGAGCTGGTGATCCGGGACTACGTGCCGGAGCCGACCGCCAAGCGTTCGCGGACGGTCGCCGAGGCGCTCACCGAGCTGGACGCGCTCACCCACACCGAGCTGCTCGAACTTCCGGTCGTGGCGCGGGCCCTCGGCTACAGCGGTTCGCCCGAGACCCTCGACTCGGCGGTCTCGCCGCGCGGCTACCGGCTCCTGGCGAAGGTGCCGCGGCTGCCCGGCGCGATCATCGAGCGCCTGGTGGAGCACTTCGGCGGGCTGCAGAAGCTGCTCGCGGCGAGCGTGGACGACCTCCAGACCGTCGACGGCGTCGGCGAGGCCCGCGCCCGCAGCGTCCGCGAGGGCCTGTCGCGGCTCGCGGAGTCCTCGATCCTGGAGCGGTACGTCTAG
- a CDS encoding phosphatase PAP2 family protein codes for MDTLLDLSDRLYLDVADFAHSTPHWFQWLAEVWTELGLLLFGVLFLAGWWRSREGSSRTMALALLAPVATGFGYVASEALKSLVDEERPCRAVAGAPVSLVACPPHGDWSFPSNHSAIAGAAAIALALSWRGIVWLTVPMALLMAFSRVFVGVHYPHDVTVGLLLGSLVAFLVMRVAERPVRSLVETARSSRSSAVVWCAGRGPSAHASAHAPVHSERRSRARHGAY; via the coding sequence ATGGACACCCTTCTCGACCTCTCCGACCGTCTCTATCTCGACGTCGCCGATTTCGCCCACTCCACCCCCCACTGGTTCCAGTGGCTCGCCGAGGTGTGGACGGAGCTCGGGCTGCTGCTCTTCGGCGTGCTGTTCCTCGCCGGCTGGTGGCGCTCCCGTGAGGGGTCGAGCCGGACGATGGCGCTCGCACTGCTCGCCCCGGTGGCCACCGGCTTCGGTTACGTGGCGAGCGAGGCGCTGAAGTCACTGGTCGACGAGGAGCGTCCCTGCCGCGCGGTCGCCGGCGCACCCGTCTCGCTCGTCGCCTGCCCGCCGCACGGCGACTGGTCCTTCCCGAGCAACCACTCGGCCATCGCGGGCGCCGCCGCGATCGCGCTCGCCCTGTCCTGGCGCGGGATCGTCTGGCTGACCGTGCCGATGGCGCTGCTCATGGCCTTCTCCCGGGTCTTCGTCGGGGTCCACTACCCGCACGACGTGACCGTCGGCCTGCTCCTCGGCTCCCTGGTCGCCTTCCTCGTGATGCGGGTGGCCGAGCGGCCCGTACGGTCCCTGGTGGAGACGGCCCGGTCGAGCCGGAGCTCGGCCGTGGTGTGGTGCGCGGGGCGCGGGCCGAGTGCGCACGCCTCCGCGCACGCCCCCGTGCACTCCGAGCGGCGCTCTCGCGCACGCCACGGCGCGTACTGA
- a CDS encoding A/G-specific adenine glycosylase, translating to MTSIDTPPTSSAAEAPVAPALPSELHGPVLAWFDRHARDLPWRRPEAGAWGVMVSEFMLQQTPVVRVLPVYEQWLARWPRPADLAAEAPGEAVRAWGRLGYPRRALRLHAAAVAITERHHGDVPADHGQLLALPGIGEYTAAAVASFAYGQRHAVLDTNVRRVFARAATGVQYPPNATTAAERRLARALLPEDEGTASRWAAASMELGALVCTAKNEDCGRCPIADRCAWRLSGKPAHDGPPRRGQTYAGTDRQVRGRLLAVLRESADPVAQAALDAVWDEPVQRARALDGLVADGLVEPLDGGRYRLPLS from the coding sequence ATGACTTCCATCGACACTCCCCCCACGTCCTCCGCCGCCGAGGCCCCCGTCGCCCCGGCGCTCCCCTCCGAGCTGCACGGGCCCGTCCTCGCCTGGTTCGACCGGCACGCCCGTGACCTGCCCTGGCGCCGCCCCGAGGCCGGCGCCTGGGGCGTCATGGTCAGCGAGTTCATGCTCCAGCAGACCCCGGTCGTCCGGGTCCTCCCGGTGTACGAGCAGTGGCTGGCGCGCTGGCCGCGCCCGGCCGACCTGGCCGCCGAGGCCCCCGGCGAGGCGGTCCGCGCCTGGGGCCGGCTCGGCTATCCGCGCCGGGCGCTGCGGCTGCACGCGGCGGCCGTCGCCATAACGGAACGGCACCACGGCGACGTACCCGCCGATCACGGACAGCTGCTCGCGCTGCCCGGCATCGGCGAGTACACGGCGGCGGCGGTGGCCTCCTTCGCGTACGGGCAGCGGCACGCCGTCCTGGACACCAATGTGCGCCGGGTCTTCGCCCGGGCGGCGACCGGCGTCCAGTACCCGCCGAACGCGACCACGGCCGCCGAGCGGCGGCTCGCCCGCGCGCTGCTGCCGGAGGACGAAGGGACGGCCTCCCGCTGGGCTGCCGCCTCCATGGAGCTGGGCGCCCTGGTCTGCACGGCGAAGAACGAGGACTGCGGGCGCTGCCCGATCGCCGACCGGTGCGCCTGGCGGCTCTCGGGGAAGCCCGCGCACGACGGTCCGCCGCGGCGGGGCCAGACGTACGCCGGGACCGACCGGCAGGTCCGCGGCCGGCTCCTCGCCGTCCTGCGGGAGTCCGCGGACCCGGTGGCGCAGGCGGCCCTGGACGCGGTCTGGGACGAGCCGGTGCAGCGGGCCAGGGCTCTGGACGGCCTGGTCGCGGACGGCCTCGTCGAGCCGCTGGACGGCGGCCGGTACCGGCTGCCGCTGTCCTGA
- a CDS encoding SigE family RNA polymerase sigma factor, which yields MRHGGEVLDFEEYVRTRQDALLRSARRLVADPVDAQDLLQTALARTYGRWDGIADKSLADAYLRRVMINTRTEWWRSRKLEEVPTEQLPDGSVDDPTEQHADRALLMDVLKVLAPKQRSVVVLRHWEQMSTEETAAALGMSTGTVKSTLHRALARLRQELESRDLDARALGRTGERATVRGDEGGRERCAA from the coding sequence ATGAGGCACGGCGGCGAGGTGCTCGACTTCGAGGAGTACGTACGCACGCGGCAGGACGCGCTGCTGCGCAGCGCCCGTCGTCTCGTCGCCGACCCCGTCGACGCCCAGGACCTCCTCCAGACGGCCCTCGCCCGTACGTACGGCCGCTGGGACGGCATCGCCGACAAGTCCCTCGCCGACGCCTACCTGCGCCGGGTCATGATCAACACCCGGACCGAGTGGTGGCGCTCCCGCAAGCTCGAAGAGGTGCCGACCGAGCAGCTGCCCGACGGGAGCGTCGACGACCCGACCGAGCAGCACGCCGACCGCGCGCTCCTCATGGACGTCCTGAAGGTCCTCGCGCCCAAGCAGCGCAGCGTCGTCGTGCTGCGCCACTGGGAGCAGATGAGCACCGAGGAGACGGCTGCGGCGCTCGGCATGTCGACGGGTACGGTGAAGTCCACGCTCCACCGCGCGCTCGCCCGGCTCCGCCAGGAACTGGAGAGCCGTGACCTCGACGCCCGTGCCCTGGGGCGGACCGGGGAGCGGGCGACGGTACGAGGTGACGAAGGGGGGCGGGAGCGGTGCGCGGCCTAG